From the genome of Eucalyptus grandis isolate ANBG69807.140 chromosome 2, ASM1654582v1, whole genome shotgun sequence, one region includes:
- the LOC120290695 gene encoding uncharacterized protein LOC120290695 — MYKFSSQHTQVEELPEESPEAHMLTEVKHIVDALRLSFLPLMNATPHREMNLSSESKCLFDLKFEDGELKIPHLVLHDGTESLFRNIITFEQCYYKNAINRNLINYMVFMDHLVDTSADTELLMDKGIIENWLSNKKAHTDLINVFCKETSMLRYEYYFHSLNNELVEHCQSLTTSGRRRSSTIIAVTRGSSSQLSPRWHCFC, encoded by the exons ATGTACAAGTTCTCCTCTCAGCATACGCAGGTGGAGGAGTTGCCAGAGGAGTCGCCGGAGGCGCACATGCTGACAGAGGTAAAGCACATTGTCGATGCACTTAGGCTCTCATTCTTACCATTGATGAATGCGACGCCACATAGGGAAATGAACCTATCAA GTGAGAGCAAGTGTTTGTTTGACCTCAAATTTGAGGATGGAGAGCTCAAAATCCCGCATTTGGTTCTTCATGATGGGACAGAATCCCTTTTTCGGAACATTATTACCTTCGAGCAATGTTActacaaaaatgcaattaatagGAATTTAATCAACTACATGGTGTTCATGGATCATCTGGTTGATACCTCAGCCGACACAGAGTTGCTGATGGACAAGGGAATCATCGAGAACTGGCTCAGTAATAAGAAAGCTCATACTGACCTAATCAACGTCTTTTGCAAGGAAACTAGCATGTTGAGATATGAATACTACTTCCACAGCCTCAACAACGAGCTCGTCGAGCATTGTCAAAGCCTTACAACAAGTGGAAGGCGACGCTCAAGCACGATTATTGCAGTAACTCGTGGATCATCATCTCAGTTATCGCCGCGGTGGCATTGCTTTTGCTGA
- the LOC104432512 gene encoding GDP-mannose 3,5-epimerase 2, producing the protein MGSIDRSSYGAYTYESLEREPYWPSQKLRISITGAGGFIASHIARRLKSEGHYIIASDWKKNEHMTEDMFCNEFHLVDLRVMDNCLKVTQGVDHVFNLAADMGGMGFIQSNHSVIMYNNTMISFNMLEASRINSVKRFFYASSACIYPEFKQLETNVSLKESDAWPAEPQDAYGLEKLATEELCKHYTKDFAIECRIGRFHNIYGPFGTWKGGREKAPAAFCRKALTSTDKFEMWGDGLQTRSFTFIDECVEGVLRLTKSDFREPVNIGSDEMVSMNEMAEMVLSFEDKKLPIHHIPGPEGVRGRNSENTLIKEKLGWAPTMRLKDGLRITYFWIKEQIEKEKAQGTDLSIYGSSKVVGTQAPVQLGSLRAADGKE; encoded by the exons ATGGGAAGCATCGATAGAAGCAGTTATGGTGCGTACACCTACGAGTCCCTCGAGAGGGAGCCCTACTGGCCATCTCAGAAACTCAGGATTTCCATCACTGGGGCTGGGGGTTTCATCGCCTCCCACATTGCTCGGCGTTTGAAGAGCGAGGGTCACTACATCATTGCTTCTGACTGGAAGAAGAATGAGCACATGACCGAGGATATGTTCTGTAATGAATTCCACCTCGTTGACCTTAGGGTCATGGACAACTGCTTGAAGGTCACTCAGGGGGTTGACCATGTCTTCAACCTCGCTGCCGATATGGGCGGCATGGGTTTCATTCAGTCCAACCACTCGGTCATCATGTACAACAACACCATGATCAGCTTTAACATGCTTGAGGCATCAAGAATTAACAGTGTGAAGAG GTTCTTTTATGCCTCCAGTGCTTGTATTTATCCAGAATTTAAGCAGCTGGAGACCAACGTGAGCCTCAAGGAATCCGATGCCTGGCCTGCCGAG CCTCAAGATGCGTATGGCTTGGAAAAGCTTGCGACAGAGGAGTTGTGCAAGCACTACACCAAGGATTTTGCAATTGAATGCCGAATTGGAAGGTTCCATAACATTTATGGTCCTTTTGGAACATGGAAAG GTGGAAGGGAGAAAGCTCCAGCTGCTTTTTGCAGGAAGGCACTCACTTCCACTGACAAGTTTGAGATGTGGGGAGATGGACTGCAAACTCGCTCCTTCACATTCATCGATGAATGTGTTGAAGGTGTGCTGAG ATTGACAAAGTCAGACTTCCGTGAGCCTGTGAACATCGGAAGTGATGAGATGGTGAGCATGAATGAGATGGCAGAGATGGTTCTCAGTTTTGAGGACAAAAAGCTCCCAATTCACCACATTCCTGGGCCAGAGGGTGTACGTGGACGCAACTCAGAGAACACGCTGATTAAGGAGAAACTCGGATGGGCTCCTACCATGAGGTTGAAG GATGGGTTGAGAATTACATACTTCTGGATCAAGGAACAGATTGAGAAGGAGAAAGCGCAGGGCACGGATCTGTCAATCTACGGGTCATCGAAAGTGGTGGGCACTCAAGCCCCTGTTCAGCTCGGTTCACTTCGAGCTGCCGATGGCAAAGAGTGA